The genomic DNA TGAAATCTCCCAAGACCTCAACATCGTCCAACTCCTTATTTCATTTCTTTGCACCTTGCAATTCACTGGCTTTTAAAGCCAAagttggttagagacaaaaaaaactgcagatgcttgaatccaaggtaaacaagcaggatgctggaagaacacagcaagccaggcagcttcaggagctGGATTAGTCGATGTTCGgatgtcctgaggaagggttacacccgaaatgccgacttctccaccttccgatactgctgtgttcttccagcctcctgcttgtctacctttaaAACCAAAGTTAGTATCACCAATATTTAATTCTGAACTAGCTTTGTCTCCACTATTTTggatcatttatctaaatggagCAGTAAAAAAAAAGATATAGTCAACGGAAAGAGAAATTCACAGGTGCTCTGTCACAGGATGCAGATGgttcagcaacacactcccaTTCGAAAAGATCCAAACACTTGTGAATAATGATAGTTCTGCTGGTCAAAcagaattaaaaatcaaaatcaatgCAATTAGGAATTAACATACCATTTTACGAGGCACTTCCAACAATTCTGTCACAGAAAACGATAGAATTCTTTCATCCCAATCCCAAAACAAGCATCCTTACCTGATCTCTTAGCAACTCCAGTTAAAAATCGCCCAACAGCAAGGGTACAAAGATAATCTGCGCTCTTATTTCCTTTTCATTCCTAGAACTTGCAAACAGCACAATTAGATATACAAATGTAGACAAATTATGTTcacaaaatatatttattttcctCATATAAAGGAACAATGAAACCTATTTTTGAAATAATATCAGAAACTGGACCAGGTATAACCCGAAGGTAAATAATCACAGTACTAACACAGAAAGTCCACTGTATGAAATGTGTTTACACCAGTGGTCTGCAGActttaataagaaatgagagaCTTTAAAATTCAGACAACTACAGAAGTTAACTTGAGGCCAGAGTTGGATTTTGAACCTGTACAGtcacaagtttaaaaaaaatactttttatATACTAGCCTTGTGAAATGTGCCTGGAAGACTCAAACCAATCCAGAGAGAATCTAGAGCAGAACTATCTATGATTTGATGCAAtctcaaagaaaaaaaatgctttaaGAATCATAATAGTGTAGTATAGGGTGCAAACACTTACATGAGATTTTTGAGACAGCTAAAGAAAAATAACGGCAGCTTTGCTGTGTCTTATCTGATAATGCCAGTCTGACAGCATGTTCCAGAAGTGGTAACACACAAAGCATACATAATATTCATGTTGACAAACAAAAATGATTCACAAATGTGTAATGCTGAAATAAAAGGCAGTACTAGTGTTCGAAGTCCTAATAATGGTTTTATTTAATGTGAAGTATTTTTCATTCATTTACAATGGAATGCTGGTTCAACAGAGGGCATAGTTCAGACTTTATATCCAATCAAGCTTCGTCGACCAATGACCTCGCCAATGTAAAACCACATCACAACTTCAGTGGCCACCAGTGTGTTCCTTAGAGCATCCTGCAAACAGAAGGCAAGATAAAATTGGAGGTAGTTATTAGGTTTTGCAAAGTTACAAACTCAAGCACAACGTAAGGGAGTAGAAACTTGGGAGGTTTACAATTGCCAGAAAAGAATGAGTGCAACAAGACTTGACTTTGACAGTTAGTTTGAAGTGCATCTAGTTCAAAAAAATAGCTCCATCAAATTTCTTGACATGATCCCTATATACATCATTTAGAAATTTATCCTGACTTTAAACAGGATTCTCATTTACTGCGACTTCCAACGCAAGACTGTCTGTAAAGATTTCAATGCCATTCTCAAACTTTGTGTTGCTCATTGTTAATGTCACAATTCATATGTAAATTCTCTCTCCAGCTGGTCTTTCTCAGCAATGTGTGGATCCCAGAATCAGGGAAAACAGCTGTGTGTATTAAAAAAACTGAGCGCAAGATTCGCCTCCCTAGAAAATGTTTAATTGACTCAGATCTGATTGGGGGCGGGGGCCAAAAAAGATGAGTTCTGACTACACCTTCCccagaccccacccccccaagctTCAATGAACTGCATGGCTAGGTAATTCAAAAACCCTAAAGTCAAAGGCTCCTATATTTGTCATCTTTCAATGGTCTTACACAAGGAGGGATCCAAATATCACTATTTATACAGTTCATTTAACCAGATCTCATTCTGGGACTGCAAAGTCAGGCAGCAGGAGCAGATGGCACAGTCTATTTGCATATGAATGAGAGAGACAACAATGAGAGACTAGAAACTCTGAAAAatatcatcttctcaaagaaaagGAATGTCACTGCAATTTTCTCAGGTTAATCTCAAGTTTGGGGAAAACTATTGATACCAGTCAGAATAATGATGAGAGTCAGGCAGCTTTGAATAATAAAGCAGCTTACATCACAATGTCTGAACTTCAAGATTGCATTTCATAAACATTAAACACTTGGGTTTCCATTTCCATTACTTCCCTCAAAAGGTTTTACTTACACCGCAGATAAATagagaggaacctcaattatccgaaggacatgggcaggCAGTATTGCGATCGGATAATCAAACACTAGATAACAGTCATTGGAAcattgcgatcttgccggataatcggaatcgaatgccggataatcgaggttcctctgtataacaGTGTTCCACTCATTCTGCCTGGAATACATCCATTTGACCAAAAACACACTAGGACGGAATTAATGAAATGCAACTAAATTAACAGCAAAGATTCCAAAGCAGATTTCTGTACATCCCTGTGTAGCAACTAGAAACTCAGAATACAAAGAACACAGTGAAGTGCAATCCTGTCCATTGCCTTAAAAGGAGAAATATTCTAGAGACATCAATAAGTCCAATTTCTAGATGATAGCTTGAAATGCCTTCCTGATGATTTTGGTGGGGTTTAGGAAGGAAGAATGATTGAACAACAATCAGGAGCAGACCCTCTAATCCAGAGGGTCATACCCTTACTGGTGCCAAAGCAGAGACCAGCTATCTCAACATAATCAAGACTGAAATTATGCACCACAGCAAGATACTGCAGTAGTGTATTATCTGGGCTCAGAAATGCAAGAAATTTAATGAGGAATTAGTCATACAGATGCACATCATGGAAACTCCTCCATATgaatagatatcctaaattaatctagtcccatttgccaacatttagcctatatccctctgaatcctttctaTGTAtgcacccattcagatgtcttttaaatgttttagtaccagcctccaccacttcctctgacagttcatttcatacatgcaccacattcCACatgaagttgccccttaggtctcttttaaaactttcctctcccaccttaaacctatccctctagttttggtcttcaTTATCCTGGaataaagaccttggctactcacgCTATCCACGCCCTTCAGAAGGTCACACCTCAACTTTTGTTGCTCCACAGAGGATAGTCACAacttatttagcctctccctgtagcttaaaccatacaaccctggcaacgtccttgtaaatcttttctcaaccctttcaaatttcacaacatccttcctgtagcagggagacaagaactGAAATCAGTATTCCTAAAGCGCTCTCAttaacgtcctgtacagccgcaacacgacctcccaactcctatactcaatccgctgaccaacaaaggcaagcacaccaaacacattcttcaccagcctgtctacctgagactccagtttcaaggaactatggacttgCACGCCAAGGCCTcattgttcaacaacacttcccagaaccttaccattaaattataagtcctgccctgatttgcctttccaaaatgcctcACATgtatctaacttaaactccatctaccactcctggacccatctgatcaaggtcccattgttttTCAGTAACCTACTTCACTGTACACTACATCATcaattttagtgttatctgcaaacttagtaatcatacctcccatattcacatccaaatcatttacaaaaatgacaataaGCAGTGAACCTCGCACTGATCCTTGAGGCCACTTTCCTAAAAACAAATTTTCGGGTAAAGTGAACACAGCAGAGAAGTGATGCATGCAAATTTATTCCAGATAAAAAAGGTCAGGGAAATTAAAACTAATACTAAAACAGATCCCTATGTATAGTGGAAAATGTAAACAAAAGCTGCTGGAAATGCTCATTAGCATCTATTGATAGATAAAAAGTTATTAATTTAAAAGtaatattaactgtttctctccacagctgagtACACAAAGggatagacagagtagatgctggTAAGATGTTTACTTTAGTCAAAGAATCTAGAACTGgggacaaaatttaaaagaaaaatgttatttaggactgagatcaggagaaattttACTCAGCTGCAAATATCGTGATTTCTCTACCCCAGAGGACTGTGGAAGCATAGTCACAATATTTAAAGTAGAGAGCCTGGTAGATTTCTGATTACTGATGGCATAAATGTTTGTGGGGATAGTGTGGGTAAAAGGCATTAAGAGAGTTTGATCAGTCAAATTACATTAAATAATGAAGGCTCAGTCGCCTGGTTGGCCTATGTCTGCTCCTATGTTGCTattcttgtttttaaaaacaggGTTGATATTTATTTTTATGCTAAGTTTCCATCTGTATTTCaagaagaaaaatattcaaagaaaacATGTTACTCCCTTTGTCTCTTGCctcatttttctttattctttcttaaCATGTGGACACTGGCAAGGCCAATATCGGTTGCCACTGAACTAAGCTATTTCAGAGAGCAGTCACATATAAGTTAGACTGAATAGGATGGCAGCTGTctttccctaaaaggacattattgaaccagatgcatttctttttaaataattacTGACACTAGCTTTgttatcagatttttaaaaattaactgaatttaaattccacaggCAGTCAGAGTAGGATTTGAACTCTGGTCTCCTAATGCACCATCTAATCAACACTCCCTCTTAGCTCCACAACTGCTGCAACATTCTGTGAATGGCGATTGGCATTGGCCCTCCAATCAGGCCATTGACTTCTACTTCCAAAAATCACTGCAACACACCGGCTTTGGAGACCCACACAGCCGCAAAGAACATTCAAGGGCATACTGATAGCGGGCCCCCGGACTACCAATCCAATAACATTATCATTACTCCACCATCTCCCTTACTGCCCGTGGCTTCTGGTTGAGAAATAATTCAGTGGTTCTCAGCAGAATAAATAGATTAATTCTACTTGGGCAGTTGACAACCAAATGGCCAGGCAAAAGGCAAAAATCAGTTTTACATTCATGCAACTTTCTGAAGATTGAAAAGCTTTCAAATCAATTTTAAGAGCAGCAATTATTGACTTGAAATCTCAAGATGGTTTCTAATGCTATGCAGTAAAACCAATGATTTAAGAGGCTACAAGATAATGGACTGCTGGATATTAGATATATTTTCTGAACCAATATTGAATAAGCCAACTAGATACAGAAAAGGTGACTTTATTACAACAAATGTATGCTTTCCTTATTAAGTacacaaacaaaatgaaaatctAAATCTCCAGTTAAGTTCACTCTTGGCCCACATATTTCCCTAATTTTCTGAATGTCTTACCTTTACAGTTACATGTTTGTAAGCTCCCTCCTTAAACGATGCTATTAAACCCTTCAAGCTTTCAACAGCCACTGGGATTTCTTTAGGCGTTGGAGGACTCAGTTCCACGCGGGCATACTTCCAGAAGGTAGCTAGACGAGGCTTAGAGTAATTAGCAGCAGCTGGGGGGTGGGAAAGAGAAGTGCATGTACAACATCACTGATCGGATAAGAGaatatcctcattcctgatgaagggcttatgcccgaaacgtcgaatttcctattccttggatgctgcctaacctgctgtgctttaaccagcaacacattttcaactaagaGAATATACACCCAGAATATAAATGGAAATGGCAAAAAGCTACAAATACTGAAATAAACACCAGACATTACATTACAGGCCAGAAAATACTCAgtcggtcagacagcatttgCGGAGAGGGTGAATATTCAAAGTGGATGACCTTCTAGATCTGAGGAAGGATCCTGACCTTAAAATGTTCACTCCCCAGTCACTGCCACTGAGAGGGACAGGGGTcgggtcggggggtggggggaaaagaGGGTCGGGGAGGGGTAGGGTCGGtcgaggggaggggaagagggtCGGGGGGAGAGTAGGGAAGGTCGGGGGGACCGAGTAGGgtcggggagagggggggggggtcggggagaggggggggggggggaggggtcggGGAGACCGAGTAGGgtcggggagagggggggggggtcggtgagaggggggggggtcggggagagggggggggtcggggaggggaagagggtcggggggagagggtcgggggggggaaagagggtcGGGGGTGGGGTAGGGAAGGTCGGGGGGACCGAGTAGGGTAGGGGAAGGGAGGTTGAGGGGGAGACATggatgatggggggtggggagagacagTGGGCCCCTTTTGCTGTGATCATAATTCCACGCCCCCAGCCCCCGCTCCCCGGGCCGGGCCgggcctgggggggggggggacaggacGCGCGGGTAGTTACCGAGGGCGAGTTTCGGGCCCCGGGTCACCAGGTTCTGCACGAGCCGCCGAGTCGCGTCCGCCATCTTCCCAATGTCACCGTCCGGACAACCACCAGGACCCCGGCTGCAGCAGCCCAGATCACTGCCTGACTCCACAATATCCACCCGGGGTCCTCCGAGCATTACTGAGCAAGCAGGCAGCTTTATAGACACCTATCCCATTTAGCTCTGTTCAACTTCCTACTCAATACAGTACAACTCCCAGTGAACATTATTAAACAGATAAATGTCACTTTAAATATTACTTTAAACACGATTCAACACTTTAAGACTTCAGTATAactaaaataaatttaatttccTTTACAACTTTAAATAAAATGAGTTAAATGACATTAAGGAGATCtttaagtaaatttaaataacTTTAAATGCAATTCTAAATATTTTAATCCTAATCTACAATTCAATGTGATATCAAGGAACAGGTGGAGGTACTGGATATTGCAAACGCAATGGGTCCTGACAATATTccggcaatagcactgaagacatcTACTCCAGAGTTTGCCACATTCCTGGCCAAACAGTTCCAGTACAGCTATAAAATTGGTATTTAGCTAACAATGTAGGTCTATTTATACAAATAAAATGGACAAATCCAACACACGATTACTGCCCCAGCAGCCCACTCTaaattatcagtaaagtgatgggtggaaggtgtcatcaacagtacttatttagcaataatctgctcacacATGCCCAATTTGAattctgccagagccactcagctcctgatatcattccagccttggttcaaacatggacaaaagagttgaattccagaggtgagataagAGTGACTGGCCTTGACACCAAAACTGTATTTGACTGCATGTGGCATCAAtgagtcctagcaaaactagagAGACATAGCagatttgaagggccaaatggcttactcgtGCTTAATTTCTACATTTCTGAAGTCAATAGGAATCAGGAGGAAAACTCTGCCAGTTGGAGTCATACATAACACATAAAAGATGGTTGTGTTGATTGGAGATCAGTTGTCTAAGACATCATTACAGtagttcctcaggttagtgtcctTGGATTCCTGTTGCCAGCCACTATTCACCCACTCTTGGTGGAAAAGTGTGCAAATCAGCAGAGGCCAAAGTTCAAGCCCACCTGCTATACCACCGTGAAATCCTGCGCTGATGTCAAATCACTGGCAGGAGTCCCCACTGGCTGCCAAGTTGTCAAGGTATAGGATTGAATTAATTTGGGGTTGCATAATCAGGCTGTCAAGCATCTTATAAATTAAGACACATCTGTCCATCTAACACGTCTTTCAATCTGAAATGTGCAGCTGAAGGCACATGTCCAGGATTAGGTTGTCTGGGCTTGAATATTACATATGTAcagttagaaggatgaggggaggtaCAAATTGGGCAAGACATAAGCATaaacgctgcaaatgtgttgctggtcaaagcacagcaggttaggcagcacctcaggaatagagaattcgacgtttcgagcataagcccttcatcaggaataagagagagagagccaagccggctgagataaaaggtagggaggagggactagggggaggggcgatggaggtgggataggtggaaggaggtcaaggtgagggtgatcggccggcgtggggtgggggcggagaggtcaggaagaggattgcaggttaggagggcggtgctgagttgagggaaccgactgagacaaggtggggggaggggaaatgaggaagctggagaaatctgaattcataccttgtggttggagggttcccaggcggaagatgaggcgctcctcctccagccgtcgtgtagttgtgttctgccggtggaggagtccaaggacctgcatgtcctcggtggagtgggagggggagttaaagtgttgagccacggggtgattgggttggttggttcgggcggcccagaggtgttctctgaagcgttccgcaagtaagcggcctgtctcaccaatatagaggaggccacatcgggtgcagcggatgcaatagatgatgtgtgtggaggtacaggtgaacttgtggcggatatggaaggatcccttggggccttggagggaagtgagtgtggaggtgtgggcgcaagttttacatttcctgcggttgcaggggaaggtgccgggggtggaggttgggttggtggggggtgtggatctgacaagggagtcacgaagggagtggtccttgcggaacgctgataggggaggggagggaaatatatccttggtggtggggtccgtttggaggtggcggaaatggcggcggataatacgttgtatgcgcaggttggtggggtggtaggtgagaaccagtggggttctgtcttggtggcggttggaggagcggggctcaagggcggaggagcgggaagtggaggagatgcggtggagggcatcgtcgatcacgtctggggggaatctgcggtccttgaagaaggaggccatctgggttgtgcggtgttggaattggtcctcctgggagcagatgcggcggagacgaaggaattgggaatatgggatggcgtttttacagggggcagggtggcttatgaagggctcctgcctgaagcgttgatcttcctgctcctcggatgctgtgcctttccagcaccatttttatcttgactctaatctccagcatctgcagtcctcattttcgcctaaGATATAAGCGTGGACCCAGTTGGAtcaaatatatatattttatattgcaAATGATTTTAGGTTCACATGAAGGAAGAGTACTGGGCAAGATACTTGACAGACATCAGCACAAGTCGATCCACATTTCACGAGGTGAAGGTAGAATCTGCATTTATGCAATTCTTATCACCTCTGGGAATCCTGCAGAGCTTGGCAAATGATAAATTATTGACTGAAGTGCAAGTTCACGTTTTCAGGGAAGATGGGGAGGAAATTGAAATAAGTGTTCCCCATGCTGTGTTCTATATTGTTGGTACTACAAACAGCAGAAATAAACTGCTTGATTGACATTTCAATACCAGATAAATCCTACCTCTTTCATGAATCGTGCCATGAAATCTTTAAATGTCCACCTGAAATAAcgcacctctgacagtgtagcacctcCTCAGTACTGCATCAATATGTCAGTCTACATCAAATCTGCAGAGTTGAAACTACACCTGATGCAGCAGTACTTAAAAAGTAATTTTAACAGGGTGAGTTGTCAcccctggtcaggcagcatccaaggagcaggagattcgacgtttcatgcccgaaacatcgattctcctgctccttggatgctgcctgacctgctgcgcttttccagcaacacattttcagctctgatctccagcatctgcagtcctcactttctccctgaatagTCACCCCTCCCTATACTGGGACAGAGGAATGCATAAATCCCACAAGGAATCAGGATTTGAAGCACACCTTTTTTTCCCCCTATATCCAATCCATAGGGATAAAAATGCACAGTAGCCATTTTAATATTGTTTCTATTTTTAACGTATTTATTTTCTATGTAAAAAGATTATTACAAGGTTAGGAATAACTAATGCATTGTGCACTGTCTCAGAACAGTGTCAGTAAAACAAATATTATCTTCTCATAAACCAGTGAACTGATAATTTAATCATGGAAAACTATATTTTGAATAATCATGTAAGGCATCAAAGCAGGTGACTCAATAGATAAGAGAAGATGGTTATGCTATGAGACTGGTGGACAAACACAGCTCAGAGAAATGCTGCATGATCCGTAGTTCCAAATACACATTCAGGATGAGTTTACAACATGGCACTAGTTAAGATACACTCCAGCACTGCCTTCTGTAGAGATTAGGATTTGCCATTTTGGATGAAAATTACCCATTTTTTAGGTGTGGAGCTATGGGTCAATCTAAGAAACACATCAGATCTTTGAACTTAACACTATTTATTTATTCTTTAATGCAGTTTAACAAACATCAAAGCCTAGATTGATTATCTGTGCTTCAGAGGTGTTATTGTACCAGATTGTTAAATAGTTGAAACATTAGAAATCAAGATGGAATGTTAATTGTCTTTGGAAACTTGTGTTCCATTTGTTTTCTTGGACATGTGCACCTGGAGAAATAAtcctattttaaaaaaatatcattGATCATCCAACAACGACCCGTTTCAGAATAACTAAATAACTATTAAAACTATAGCAAAAACTGCTTTTGCAGGTCCGGACAAATGTCAGGACTATCTTCGTATACAATTGTGTCATGCCTTGCCAGCTCATTAAGTACAAGGGATAAATTCAGTGCCAAACAAAGCGCATCACAGTTGATTAGGATTAAAAAATGAGAGAATGCTTGAAAGGAAATCTCGTTACTTTACAGTCATAAGCTgacatttggggggggggggggggggggggggggggggggcagtgtctTAGAAAGACAAGATTTTTATATACAGCAAACAACTTCAGGCCATTTACTAGAATGCAAATGATCACAAGTTGGCTTGTGTTCACTTTTTGAGAGAATTCTTTTTGCAACATGTAGCAACACAATTTGGCAGAATTTCATCTTTTGGTAACAAGCTCTTGAATGTAAAATTACAGAATATTCTGTGTAGAACCTGTTTCCACTGAAACTTTGCCCATTTAATTTCCCACTTGTACCATTTGGGTATTCCCACACACTGCCAGAGTAACTTGCAAGCAAGGAACTCCAAACAATTTCTCTCTCTGGTCTCAGTCAGGAGGACTCGGCACAGCAGTGGATATAGTGCTTGGATTACACAGGACGACATGTCCAAAGCATCATAAAGTTCAACAGtagcttcagaaaaaaaaagtaaattacaGTAAAGTGAAGCAACAACAGAATCCCCATGCTGCTTCTCTGCAATTTTACACCAGCTTAAAGAAGTTGAGGGCCGTCACTCTCTATTTATGAACA from Hemiscyllium ocellatum isolate sHemOce1 chromosome 29, sHemOce1.pat.X.cur, whole genome shotgun sequence includes the following:
- the atp5l gene encoding ATP synthase subunit g, mitochondrial yields the protein MADATRRLVQNLVTRGPKLALAAANYSKPRLATFWKYARVELSPPTPKEIPVAVESLKGLIASFKEGAYKHVTVKDALRNTLVATEVVMWFYIGEVIGRRSLIGYKV